The genomic interval TCATAATACTTCCtagtttataaaattttattaataagGTAGGGTAAACAACTGGCAAAAGTGGTCGGTTGGGTCAATATTTGTCAAATCACACCGCATGACCGCGTCAGATGTTACCAGTGAGTTCACTAATCAAcataaattatttcatgttatgttcaaaaaaatattttcagtcacAAGTCTTTTCAAGTCTTCGAAAATCTAAAGAGAGTTGTCCCTATTCATTTACAGTTTCAAAATTACTCcagtaataataattacaaacaGCAAGGTTCCACTATTAGTAATTAActtaataaaaagtaaaattgcgGGACGGTGTGGAACTCGAAATTTGCCCACTGGAAATCTTTAGCTATAACTCTGTATTGAAGCTTTAGGGCTGATATAACGACATATTTCCTAAATATTAGAGTTTTTTCCATATTTGGATGTTTTTGTATTCCTTTCTATATATCTCAGTGTTTGCGCAAGTGTACAAAGGTCAGCTTAAGGAAGTAAACAACTTGTGTTATTTGGACTTTGAAATATACCCGTCTTTTTCGTCTTAAAGAAGGATTGAGTAACTTCATGTGTTAAAACAAAGCAGTTTATTTATCTTCCTGAGCACAAACATGTTTTGGGCTCTTTTCAGGATCATTTTAACCCGAGTCGTATGATGAGGGCTTGACCGCCTAAAACATGTTTATGCCCAAGAACATTAATTGGTTTACTATCATTTTCACTTTGGAGTGGatggagaaaataaaaactgaaaaaaaaaaaaacacataacaACGAAACAGTTCGTGCCCAAGGACATAGACTGTTTTACTGTTATTATCGCTTTGGATGGGgtggagaaaatgaaaactgaaaaaaaataataacgaaACAGTTTGAACAATCATGCTAATGTGAGAGCGGGCTAAAAGCCAAAATATCTATTTTCGCTTGCAATATGCACCAAAATGCCTGTCAAAGTAATGATAATTCTATACATATCACGTTGCATTGTTACCTTCGCTGAAATACAATACTAAAGTGATATTGAAGTGTCAAGACCAGTATGGCTGCTAAACTGATCCAACGTGATAGCATCTCTACAAGAACTAAGACGATACTGAGACAACGATTCCAATTTAGGTGTAAATATCGTAACTTCATGATATAAGGCTAGAAATGCGAAGCAGTTGAATTGGAATATCTCAAATGGTATAAAAAAGCTACGCCCTAAATACTGAGGATAAACTAACAAGCCTTTGCTACACTCAGAAGTCAAGAtctttcaagatttcatttCGGAAAGATGGTGAGTTTGCTGCTCTAAATGTTTTTCGTTTGCATTGAACCAGTGTTGAGATTTTAGCTTATGGTTTGAGTTAAAATGCTCTCGTTTGTCTCAATTACTAGGAGCTGAAATGTTTCCAACTTTGTTTCTTACTGTTGTTTGTTATCGCTGCATCTGCAGCCCCTGGCTGTAAAGAGTGCGGACCGGAtgaaaaggtaaagaaaaaagtaGCCCTGGTTATTGAAGTTAGATGTATGTGTCTTTCTTTTGCAGTTAATATCAAGGGAAAAGCATTCCGCAGAAGAAGTTAGAGTATTcatgtttctcctttttttctcgtAGAATTCAACCGTGTTtcagtacaaagttaaaatcAACGTCGATGGTGAAGATTAcattgaaaatattacaatcGACACCAAAAATCAAACGGAGACTTTTCACATCCCCAAGATGAATTCTTCCAACGCTGGGGAGGTGGACGTTATTTACGACTTTAACAGAGTAAGTGAAGAAAGGGTGGGATTATTGACTAAGTTATTAGAACCGTGAGTCTAGTTAATTTAATTTggcatttgtttttcttaattgaatATTTGCTAAAAACAACTCTCTTTGCAATTCAAATATTTCGTTATTGCTCCTTTAGCGCCTCCCTGAAATGAAGTTACTTTTCCTATTGTAGAATTTAGTCATGCGTCGAATGTCTGCTCAAAAAGCCTGTTTTTTGAGTAACATCACTGAAAATGCCCCTGGACCCAACGATCTCAAAAGAGCACTTGACCAGGTGAgttcattttaaatttaagcTCACTTTTCTGGTCCGTAATTACTAATCATTGCATAAAGACATATTTTCTTGTTTCGTGCAATTTAATAATTTGGGTCCAATCAGTGAACACTGAATATAGATGGTTTCAAAACCAACTTTAATCGGAATGTTTCTACAAATGAGTCCGGCTAAAAAGACTCCCCGtaactaaatttattttttctattcaaaatattttcaagatgAATGGTACATCACAGGCCCCACAAGCTGGAAATTCGTCAAGGCTCGATTACGAAGTTGATGGTATCGTCAGCGACCGATCAAGTTTGAGCGATGAAATGGCAGAAATGTGTTCCAAGCTGCCAATTTATCACATTAAGAAGAGAAGTGGTAAGATTCCTTGTGTTTTGTCGTCAATTTTTACTTTACGTTCGATGTGGCTGCGATTTTTTAAACTCAGTCAAGCCCAAGTTCTATACTTTTTGACGCCAAAATCGTTCGTCTGCAGTCAAACCTTATCATAGAGCCTTTAACTTGACTAGTTGGTAGGTTAAAGGAGAGGCTAAGCGAACGCGTAACTCGAAAAATAGTGGTCTCCGAACCTTTCCGATCAGAAATCTCGCCAGCATATTTGATGAGTTTGGAagtcttttatttctttccaagCTCTGATATTTGTTCTTATAAGTCCAGGGTTTCGGTTCAAGTAAACACATGACATTGAACACTTTTCAGCACCTTCACTAAGTATCCAGCTTGCTCTAAAACAACCCATtcaataattcatttttattttccggAAAGTATTGTTTATCACAGTGCACTACTGCGAACGGGCTATTTAAGATCGTAGGGtcatttagtattatcaactgagccACCGTAAAAAATAAGTTGACGTTTCgcgcgttagcccttcgtctgagcgaatgtttcagtttctttaaaagcttATCCCCTTTATTTACGCTCCTCTTTGGCTTCTGTAG from Pocillopora verrucosa isolate sample1 chromosome 14, ASM3666991v2, whole genome shotgun sequence carries:
- the LOC131797821 gene encoding uncharacterized protein; its protein translation is MELKCFQLCFLLLFVIAASAAPGCKECGPDEKNSTVFQYKVKINVDGEDYIENITIDTKNQTETFHIPKMNSSNAGEVDVIYDFNRNLVMRRMSAQKACFLSNITENAPGPNDLKRALDQMNGTSQAPQAGNSSRLDYEVDGIVSDRSSLSDEMAEMCSKLPIYHIKKRSVGKRFRRRICLRYYYYYWRWTWTRLGWCYCRFIFYVWRCT